From one Aquicella siphonis genomic stretch:
- a CDS encoding pentapeptide repeat-containing protein — protein sequence MVKRSALCMLAFISLCGSVQAAGFYNPDQLAAFNSTNTCTNCNLSGAVLSGNHSNANLTYSNLTGAIGSGTFSESSFNGSNLSSSKWTGANLSYSQLSYIPLIKTDFTEANLSFANFEGSNTNDAIFDGANLYGSNISSDQLARARSYCWATLPDGTKKNC from the coding sequence ATGGTTAAGCGTTCTGCTTTATGCATGCTGGCTTTTATCAGTCTCTGCGGATCGGTGCAGGCTGCGGGTTTTTACAATCCCGACCAACTTGCGGCGTTTAATTCGACGAATACCTGCACGAATTGCAATTTGAGTGGTGCCGTGCTTTCAGGTAATCATTCCAATGCCAACCTGACTTACAGCAATTTGACAGGCGCCATAGGAAGCGGAACATTCTCTGAAAGCTCATTTAATGGCAGCAATTTATCATCTTCGAAATGGACTGGCGCCAATTTAAGTTATTCCCAACTCAGTTATATTCCACTGATCAAAACCGATTTCACTGAGGCCAATTTAAGCTTTGCCAATTTTGAGGGCTCAAACACCAACGACGCCATCTTTGACGGTGCCAACCTTTACGGTTCCAATATTTCTTCCGACCAGCTGGCACGCGCACGCAGTTATTGCTGGGCAACCCTGCCGGATGGTACCAAAAAGAATTGCTAA
- the iolE gene encoding myo-inosose-2 dehydratase, whose translation MNAIRLAIAPIGWSNDDMPELGSHISFEQCISEMAAAGYEGCEVGHKFPRDPELLRTALSPYHLSVASAWYSLYFTEEGRRDETIQGFLAHMNFLKAMGAEVIVVCECGHSIQGKPLPVLENKPVFSAAQWQSLIDGLHHIGKYARDNGMTIVYHHHMGTGVQTEEEIDRLMLATDPALVSLLFDTGHLFFSGHAPATTLQRHGRRIRHVHLKDVRKTILIRTRDEKLSFLDAVRAGVFTVPGDGCIDYVPLFDLLDKQQYQGWWVVEAEQDPEQAVPLVYAKMAREFLRKSVGL comes from the coding sequence ATGAATGCAATCAGGTTAGCCATTGCACCCATAGGCTGGAGCAATGATGACATGCCGGAACTGGGCAGTCATATTTCATTTGAACAATGCATATCGGAAATGGCAGCCGCCGGTTATGAAGGCTGCGAAGTGGGTCATAAATTTCCCAGAGATCCGGAATTATTGCGCACCGCCTTGTCGCCTTACCACTTGTCTGTCGCCAGCGCATGGTACAGCCTGTATTTTACCGAAGAGGGGCGTCGGGATGAAACCATCCAGGGTTTCCTTGCCCATATGAATTTTCTCAAGGCCATGGGCGCGGAAGTGATTGTGGTGTGCGAATGCGGACACAGCATACAGGGGAAACCGCTGCCTGTATTAGAAAACAAGCCGGTTTTTTCCGCTGCGCAATGGCAATCCCTGATCGACGGATTACACCATATAGGAAAATACGCCCGGGACAACGGCATGACTATCGTTTATCACCATCACATGGGTACCGGCGTGCAGACAGAGGAAGAAATTGACCGTCTGATGCTGGCGACAGACCCCGCGCTCGTGTCACTGTTGTTTGATACGGGACATTTATTTTTTTCAGGACACGCGCCGGCGACAACCTTGCAAAGACACGGCCGCCGCATCAGACATGTGCATCTGAAAGATGTACGCAAGACCATCCTGATCCGTACCAGAGATGAAAAACTCAGCTTCCTGGACGCGGTCCGTGCCGGGGTGTTCACCGTCCCTGGTGACGGATGTATTGATTATGTTCCTCTCTTCGATCTGCTGGACAAGCAGCAATACCAAGGCTGGTGGGTAGTGGAAGCGGAACAGGATCCGGAACAGGCCGTGCCGCTTGTCTACGCCAAAATGGCCAGGGAATTTTTGCGAAAATCAGTCGGGTTGTAG
- the iolD gene encoding 3D-(3,5/4)-trihydroxycyclohexane-1,2-dione acylhydrolase (decyclizing), whose product MKTIRLTMAQALVRFLDNQYVELDGREHKFVKGMFGIFGHGNVTGIGEALENQDTALTYLQGHNEQGMVHAAIAYAKQKNRLEIFACTSSIGPGALNMITAAATATINRIPVLLLPGDIFACRQPDPVLQQLEVSGDYTISVNDCFKPVSKYWDRITRPEQLMTALLNAFRVLTDPVDTGAVTLSLPQDVQSEAYDYPTAFFAKRVHVIDRQPLAARALRQAVLHMKNAKRPLIIAGGGVHYSQACEELADFAGTFGIPVAETQAGKSAMHWKHAMSVGGIGVTGTLAANRLAKEADLILVIGSRLSDFTTTSKDAFQSHDTPMLHINVSAFDGYKMGGILLQADAKAALGALREALLDEGYRTDEIYRHTVKTYRAEWHAESERLYQLSPAEGNSQIRILGMLNETLRENDIIVCAAGSLPGDLHRLWRCSKPKSYHLEYGFSCMGYEVAGGLGVKMADPTAEVYVLVGDGSYLMMHSELLTSIQEGYKINIIIFNNSGYQCIHHLQRAHGSKGFGNEFRYRSSETNRLNGPLIAIDFTRYAEALGARAYHTANMESLKSLLESTRDSTVSTVINIDVHPDTMSKSYESWWRVGVAAVSSSQDVLAAHHKMNEMIRKSKVY is encoded by the coding sequence ATGAAAACCATACGTCTTACCATGGCCCAGGCGCTTGTCAGGTTTCTGGATAACCAATATGTGGAACTGGACGGAAGAGAACACAAGTTTGTGAAAGGCATGTTTGGCATTTTCGGTCACGGTAATGTCACCGGCATAGGCGAAGCGCTGGAAAACCAGGATACCGCCCTGACATACCTGCAAGGCCATAATGAGCAAGGCATGGTGCATGCAGCCATCGCCTATGCCAAACAAAAAAACCGTCTGGAAATCTTTGCCTGCACTTCGTCCATCGGACCAGGCGCACTCAATATGATCACCGCCGCCGCCACCGCCACGATTAATCGCATCCCGGTATTATTATTGCCCGGTGATATCTTTGCCTGCAGACAGCCTGATCCCGTGCTGCAGCAACTGGAAGTCTCTGGCGATTACACCATCAGCGTCAACGACTGCTTCAAACCCGTCAGCAAATACTGGGACCGGATCACGCGGCCGGAACAATTGATGACCGCACTGCTGAACGCATTCCGTGTCTTGACAGATCCCGTGGACACCGGCGCGGTCACGCTTTCCCTGCCGCAGGATGTACAGTCTGAAGCCTATGATTATCCCACTGCTTTCTTCGCCAAACGTGTACATGTGATCGACAGGCAGCCGCTGGCGGCGAGAGCCTTGCGCCAGGCGGTCCTGCATATGAAAAACGCGAAACGCCCGCTTATCATTGCCGGCGGCGGCGTTCATTATTCGCAGGCTTGCGAAGAACTGGCCGATTTTGCCGGCACCTTCGGCATTCCGGTCGCTGAAACCCAGGCTGGAAAAAGTGCCATGCACTGGAAGCACGCCATGAGCGTAGGCGGCATTGGCGTCACCGGCACACTGGCCGCAAACCGGCTGGCAAAGGAAGCTGATCTGATTCTGGTAATCGGCAGCCGTCTGTCTGATTTCACCACTACATCAAAGGATGCATTTCAGTCACACGATACGCCTATGCTGCATATTAATGTGAGTGCGTTTGACGGATATAAAATGGGAGGGATTTTGCTGCAGGCGGATGCCAAGGCGGCATTGGGCGCATTAAGGGAAGCCCTGCTGGATGAAGGCTACCGCACCGATGAAATCTATCGGCATACCGTCAAAACGTACCGCGCGGAATGGCATGCCGAATCCGAACGCCTGTACCAGCTTTCCCCCGCTGAAGGGAACTCCCAGATTCGGATTCTTGGCATGCTGAATGAAACCCTGCGTGAAAATGACATCATCGTTTGCGCAGCCGGCAGTCTGCCGGGTGATTTGCACCGGTTGTGGCGTTGCAGCAAACCCAAATCCTATCATCTTGAATATGGGTTTTCCTGCATGGGCTACGAAGTGGCCGGCGGATTGGGCGTGAAAATGGCCGATCCCACAGCGGAAGTCTATGTACTGGTTGGAGACGGCAGTTATCTCATGATGCATTCTGAATTACTCACCAGCATACAGGAAGGATATAAAATCAATATCATCATATTCAATAATTCAGGATATCAATGCATACACCACTTGCAGCGCGCGCATGGCAGCAAAGGATTTGGCAATGAATTCCGCTATCGCTCAAGCGAAACAAACCGACTGAACGGTCCCTTGATTGCCATTGACTTTACCCGCTACGCCGAAGCATTGGGGGCGCGCGCTTATCACACTGCAAATATGGAATCCCTGAAATCCCTGCTTGAAAGCACGCGGGATTCCACTGTTTCAACCGTGATTAACATTGATGTGCATCCCGATACGATGAGCAAGAGTTATGAATCCTGGTGGCGCGTGGGTGTCGCGGCAGTCTCTTCCTCGCAGGATGTGCTTGCCGCCCACCACAAGATGAATGAAATGATTCGGAAATCAAAGGTATATTAA
- a CDS encoding 5-deoxy-glucuronate isomerase, whose product MQDYLIRHPQGFPFGYTAITRIGEQTQDTGINFGILKLKSGETTTVKSIYESAYLLIQGHCIFSCAGVDQHAERHSCFNEDPYALHVAPEQDAAITAVTACEFAVSQVENTKSFQPRIFSPANLLESEHRGKGLLNDTAYRLVRTIFDLRNSPDANLVLGEVITAPGRWSSYPPHHHDQPEIYHYRFTEPQGYGHAECGEQLFKVREYDTYKILDANDHSQAAAPGYGMYYIWVIRHLEGKPYTAPEFTREHSWTRSPEADSRVWKGTF is encoded by the coding sequence ATGCAGGATTATCTGATTCGGCACCCGCAGGGATTTCCTTTCGGCTACACAGCGATTACGCGCATAGGCGAACAGACTCAGGATACCGGCATCAATTTCGGAATCTTGAAATTGAAAAGCGGAGAAACCACGACGGTCAAAAGTATTTATGAATCCGCCTACCTCCTGATACAAGGACATTGTATTTTTTCCTGCGCGGGCGTGGACCAGCACGCAGAACGCCATTCCTGTTTCAATGAAGATCCTTATGCCCTGCATGTCGCACCGGAACAAGACGCAGCCATCACGGCCGTGACAGCATGCGAATTCGCGGTTTCGCAGGTTGAAAACACCAAATCCTTTCAGCCCCGGATTTTCAGCCCCGCCAACCTGCTTGAATCGGAACACCGGGGCAAGGGTTTGTTGAATGACACCGCTTATCGCCTGGTGCGCACGATTTTTGATTTGCGCAACAGTCCCGACGCCAACCTGGTGCTGGGTGAGGTCATTACCGCTCCCGGCCGCTGGTCCAGCTATCCTCCGCACCACCACGACCAGCCTGAAATCTACCACTACCGCTTTACCGAACCGCAAGGATATGGGCATGCTGAGTGCGGCGAGCAGCTCTTTAAGGTCAGGGAATATGATACGTACAAGATTCTGGATGCAAATGATCACTCGCAGGCGGCCGCTCCGGGATACGGCATGTATTATATCTGGGTCATCCGCCATCTGGAGGGGAAACCGTACACTGCGCCGGAATTCACCCGGGAACACAGCTGGACCCGTTCCCCGGAAGCCGACTCGCGGGTATGGAAAGGTACTTTTTAA
- the iolC gene encoding 5-dehydro-2-deoxygluconokinase, with translation MKPAWQVDSSREFDVICMGRVAVDLYAEQIGSPLEDAQTFRKYLGGCAGNIAVGSARAGLRTAMFSCVGTDAMGQFLKQELQREGVDITLLTETHEHLTGLVLLGVSPPDRFPLIFYRENCADMQLKKNDVKNAFIAQARALLITGTGLSTDSMRATTHHAVDTARSVQTRVILDLDYRPVLWGLTPQGDGETRYKISQSVSREYQALLPKCDLIVGTEEEIFIAGGVTSLIPALRAVRSLSDAPIVLKQGAQGCSVYLDNLDHPVRARAFPVSILNVLGAGDGFISGFMRGLLRGASWETCALYGNACGAIVVTRHGCAPAMPAFREMQSFIHDHTEQEAG, from the coding sequence ATGAAACCAGCATGGCAAGTTGATTCCAGCCGGGAATTCGATGTGATCTGCATGGGCCGCGTGGCAGTCGATTTGTACGCGGAACAAATCGGAAGTCCTCTCGAGGACGCACAAACATTTCGTAAATACCTGGGCGGCTGTGCCGGCAACATCGCAGTAGGCTCCGCGCGCGCGGGGCTGCGCACAGCCATGTTTTCCTGTGTTGGAACAGACGCGATGGGACAGTTTTTAAAACAGGAATTACAACGCGAGGGCGTGGACATCACACTTCTGACTGAAACCCATGAACACTTGACCGGACTGGTACTATTGGGCGTGAGCCCGCCTGACCGCTTCCCTCTGATTTTTTATCGGGAAAACTGCGCCGACATGCAGTTGAAAAAGAATGACGTGAAAAATGCCTTTATCGCACAGGCGCGGGCTTTACTCATTACCGGCACGGGCTTATCCACGGACAGCATGCGCGCGACTACCCATCATGCGGTGGATACCGCCCGCTCGGTTCAAACCCGCGTTATTCTGGACCTGGATTATCGTCCTGTACTCTGGGGACTGACTCCCCAGGGCGATGGCGAAACGCGTTATAAAATTTCGCAATCCGTGAGCCGCGAATATCAGGCATTACTGCCCAAATGCGATTTGATCGTCGGGACGGAAGAAGAAATTTTCATTGCCGGCGGCGTGACTTCCCTCATTCCCGCTCTGCGGGCCGTACGGTCATTGTCTGATGCTCCCATTGTTCTAAAACAGGGCGCGCAAGGCTGCTCCGTTTATCTGGACAACCTGGACCATCCCGTTCGCGCGCGCGCCTTCCCTGTCAGCATTTTGAACGTGCTTGGCGCAGGCGATGGTTTTATCAGCGGATTTATGCGCGGTCTGCTGCGGGGAGCCTCATGGGAAACCTGTGCGCTTTATGGCAATGCCTGCGGCGCCATTGTGGTCACACGCCACGGCTGCGCGCCCGCGATGCCCGCCTTCAGGGAAATGCAGTCTTTTATTCATGATCACACGGAACAGGAGGCAGGTTAA
- the iolG gene encoding inositol 2-dehydrogenase yields MNQITIGVIGCGRIGKLHAANVIRHLPQFRIKTIADPRIDEVWARSSHIPNISADANEIFHDDEILAVLVCSPSPFHAEHIIAAARAGKHIFCEKPIATDVRQITAALHEVKKAGVKLQVGFNRRFDPNFARIRQLVKQDQIGVPQLLRITSRDPKIPPADFLKSSGGMFIDMTIHDFDMARFLIGSEIEEIYASAGALIDPVFKECDDIDTAVITLKFANGCLGVIDNSRQAVYGYDQRIEVFGSRGAAQADNNRPTNTILSTDAGVMTDKPLYYFLERYEESFVGELRAFYQCIVSQDEPAVSGEDGLKSVIISLAAEQSRRENRPVRIDYDLGSLRHETSMAS; encoded by the coding sequence ATGAATCAGATCACCATTGGTGTTATTGGCTGCGGCCGCATCGGTAAACTGCATGCCGCCAACGTCATCCGGCATCTCCCGCAATTTCGCATCAAAACCATCGCAGACCCCCGTATTGATGAAGTATGGGCCCGTTCCAGTCACATTCCCAATATTTCGGCTGACGCCAATGAAATCTTTCACGATGATGAAATCCTGGCAGTCCTGGTTTGCTCTCCTTCCCCCTTTCATGCCGAACACATCATTGCCGCCGCACGCGCGGGCAAACATATTTTCTGCGAAAAACCGATCGCGACCGATGTCCGGCAAATTACCGCCGCATTGCATGAAGTCAAGAAAGCCGGGGTCAAGCTGCAGGTAGGATTTAACCGCCGCTTTGATCCCAATTTCGCCAGAATCAGGCAACTGGTGAAGCAAGACCAGATTGGCGTCCCGCAATTATTACGCATTACTTCACGCGACCCTAAAATTCCGCCAGCGGATTTCCTCAAAAGTTCGGGCGGCATGTTCATTGACATGACTATTCATGATTTTGACATGGCGCGTTTTTTGATCGGCAGTGAAATCGAAGAAATTTATGCCAGCGCCGGCGCGCTCATAGATCCTGTCTTCAAGGAATGCGACGATATAGACACCGCTGTCATCACTTTGAAATTCGCCAATGGATGTCTGGGTGTAATTGATAACAGCCGCCAAGCCGTTTACGGGTACGACCAGCGCATAGAAGTATTCGGCAGCCGCGGCGCCGCTCAAGCAGATAACAACAGGCCCACCAACACCATACTCAGTACCGATGCCGGCGTCATGACAGACAAACCCTTGTATTATTTCCTGGAGCGATATGAAGAATCGTTTGTCGGCGAACTGCGTGCTTTTTATCAATGCATCGTCAGTCAGGATGAACCCGCCGTGAGCGGTGAAGACGGTCTGAAATCTGTCATTATCAGTCTCGCAGCTGAACAATCACGCCGTGAAAACCGGCCGGTCAGGATTGATTATGACTTAGGGAGTCTGCGGCATGAAACCAGCATGGCAAGTTGA
- a CDS encoding sugar porter family MFS transporter, with product MYKSDSHSSPQLNFFLILITTIAAIGGFLFGYDTGIISGALLFIQSSFSVSVMTQEIIVSSVILGALAGALSSGRLADSFGSQRMLLAMSVTFIAGTLISACAPTITLLILGRFIIGVAIGITSYVSPLFISEMAPARHRGSLVLLNGIMITSGEAIAFLVDYLLVPTQSWRLMFATGLIPAAVLFTGMLLLPATPRWTALKGQMEKSKKILARIRHSACVEQEWNEILRLADRQRSNWSDLFSKSLRPVLMIGLGLGVFQQFIGINTVMYYGPSIFKAAGFQSQSSQILATFCMGMVNTLMSIVSVILIDRVGRRRMLLIGLTVSGASLYLIGYVFSRHTHQSLDIWISFIFMIIYIAGYSMSLGSLFWLVISEIYPLNIRGLAMSFATAAQWAANFIVAATFLSTLNAFGPAYTFWGYACMCIISLVFCYYLVPETRGVSLEQIEHNLRLGKRSRDLGQPISALT from the coding sequence ATGTACAAATCAGACTCCCATTCATCACCTCAACTCAATTTCTTTCTCATCCTGATCACAACCATCGCCGCCATAGGCGGGTTTCTTTTCGGGTATGATACAGGCATCATTTCCGGCGCCCTTCTTTTTATTCAGTCAAGTTTTTCCGTGAGTGTCATGACCCAGGAAATCATTGTCAGTTCCGTCATCCTGGGAGCCCTGGCTGGCGCACTGTCCAGCGGCCGCCTTGCGGATTCGTTTGGGAGCCAGCGCATGCTGCTGGCCATGTCTGTCACGTTTATCGCTGGCACTCTGATATCCGCCTGCGCGCCCACTATTACCCTGCTGATTCTTGGGCGCTTTATTATTGGTGTCGCCATCGGCATTACTTCTTATGTGTCGCCTTTGTTTATTTCAGAGATGGCTCCCGCCAGGCACCGCGGCAGCCTGGTATTATTAAACGGAATCATGATTACCAGCGGTGAAGCTATTGCGTTTTTAGTTGATTATCTATTGGTGCCGACCCAATCCTGGCGTTTGATGTTCGCCACAGGATTAATCCCCGCAGCCGTGTTATTCACGGGCATGTTATTGCTGCCGGCCACGCCAAGATGGACCGCGTTGAAAGGCCAGATGGAAAAAAGCAAAAAAATTCTCGCCAGGATTCGTCATTCCGCCTGTGTAGAGCAGGAATGGAATGAAATCCTGCGTCTCGCAGACCGTCAGCGGAGCAACTGGTCCGATTTGTTTTCAAAATCCCTGAGACCCGTTCTGATGATCGGCCTGGGCTTAGGGGTTTTTCAGCAATTTATCGGCATCAATACCGTCATGTATTACGGCCCCAGCATTTTCAAGGCTGCCGGCTTTCAAAGTCAAAGCTCACAAATCCTCGCGACTTTCTGCATGGGGATGGTGAATACACTGATGAGCATAGTCTCGGTCATTCTGATTGACAGGGTCGGACGCAGGCGCATGCTGCTGATCGGTCTCACTGTCTCGGGCGCAAGCCTTTATCTGATTGGGTATGTTTTCTCACGCCACACCCATCAATCCCTGGATATCTGGATATCATTCATCTTCATGATTATCTATATCGCGGGTTATTCAATGAGTCTAGGGTCCCTGTTCTGGCTGGTCATTTCTGAAATTTATCCGCTTAATATTCGCGGTCTCGCGATGAGTTTTGCCACAGCCGCGCAATGGGCCGCCAACTTCATCGTCGCGGCAACCTTTCTCTCCACTTTAAACGCTTTCGGCCCGGCATACACGTTCTGGGGGTACGCCTGCATGTGTATTATCAGTCTTGTTTTCTGTTATTACCTTGTTCCGGAAACGCGCGGCGTTTCCCTGGAACAAATTGAACATAATCTCAGGCTGGGCAAGCGGTCACGCGACCTCGGTCAACCTATCAGTGCATTAACATAA
- a CDS encoding MFS transporter: MRPDQRKLIFLSSLGGVLEFYDFIIYALFAGYIANAFFPAANALMGLIVTFATFAIGYLVRPLGGVIFGHYGDRIGRKTTFTFSIFMMALATLGIGLIPDYAAIGIAAPILVILLRLLQGFSIGGEIPGAIAYVSESLPEKKGYACGVIFCALTMGIVLGSLVQACVINVFNDVQMQSYGWRIPFVAGGVFGLISYFMRRELRESSQFLQIEKEVEAFPLGAVCREQLAVVVAGIFIIASCAAIVTSLFLFIPAYFSKVLDLPATAYIWQRTAAIAFGSVLCIPFGWLSDKVNLKKLLLTLNLATCLMAFPIYYIYAHFPAWFSAAFIASAVLTGFSAGIVPVVISELFPTRIRYSGIAMSYNLGFAIFGGLTPFFSLSLVYYTGSVISPALYVFSVAFLALMASIWISRRTSSISRLQADQSSSQVLEC, from the coding sequence ATGCGGCCAGACCAACGCAAATTGATATTTCTCTCCAGCCTGGGCGGGGTCCTGGAATTTTACGATTTCATTATTTACGCCTTGTTCGCCGGTTATATTGCCAATGCTTTTTTTCCTGCCGCGAACGCGCTTATGGGTTTGATTGTCACTTTCGCCACTTTTGCCATTGGTTATCTGGTCAGGCCGCTGGGCGGCGTGATCTTTGGTCATTATGGCGACCGCATTGGACGCAAGACCACTTTTACCTTTTCAATTTTTATGATGGCGCTGGCGACCTTGGGCATAGGATTGATTCCTGATTATGCGGCGATAGGCATTGCCGCGCCCATTCTAGTTATCCTGTTGCGGCTTCTGCAGGGGTTTTCCATAGGGGGTGAAATACCGGGAGCGATTGCCTATGTTTCTGAATCTCTGCCAGAAAAAAAGGGTTATGCCTGCGGAGTAATATTCTGCGCGCTGACCATGGGTATTGTCCTGGGTTCGCTGGTACAGGCTTGCGTCATTAATGTATTCAATGACGTGCAAATGCAATCTTACGGATGGCGTATTCCTTTTGTAGCCGGCGGTGTTTTCGGGTTGATCAGCTATTTCATGCGCCGTGAGCTGCGTGAATCAAGCCAGTTTCTTCAGATAGAGAAGGAAGTGGAAGCCTTTCCGCTGGGCGCGGTATGCAGAGAGCAGCTTGCGGTTGTCGTTGCAGGGATTTTTATCATTGCCAGCTGTGCGGCGATTGTGACTTCACTGTTCTTGTTTATTCCTGCTTATTTTTCAAAAGTTTTGGATCTGCCCGCGACTGCCTATATCTGGCAGCGCACAGCGGCGATCGCATTCGGATCTGTGTTATGTATCCCTTTCGGTTGGCTGTCTGACAAAGTCAATTTGAAGAAATTGCTGTTAACGCTAAATCTTGCCACTTGTCTGATGGCGTTTCCGATTTATTATATCTATGCTCATTTTCCCGCCTGGTTTTCCGCAGCGTTCATCGCCAGTGCCGTCTTGACCGGCTTTTCCGCGGGAATTGTCCCGGTCGTGATCAGTGAATTATTTCCTACCAGGATTCGTTACAGCGGGATTGCCATGAGTTATAACCTGGGGTTTGCCATTTTCGGCGGTTTGACGCCTTTTTTCTCATTATCCCTGGTTTACTACACAGGTTCAGTGATTTCTCCAGCTCTTTATGTCTTCAGCGTTGCTTTTTTGGCGCTTATGGCTTCCATTTGGATAAGCCGGCGCACGTCATCCATCTCAAGGTTGCAGGCTGATCAATCGTCTTCCCAGGTGTTAGAGTGTTAA
- a CDS encoding RidA family protein — translation MKKIINVPELLSYDKYGFTHCVTHGDFIFITGQAGQDKTGKIVGPDIASQTKQTLTNIRHALAAAGSELTDILAMTSYIVDIHQNGPEYFRVRKECMPDSSYTSTSVGVAALAIPGLLIEVTCIAAVKK, via the coding sequence ATGAAAAAAATAATAAATGTACCCGAATTACTTTCTTATGATAAATATGGATTTACACACTGCGTGACTCATGGTGATTTTATTTTTATCACCGGCCAGGCCGGACAGGATAAGACGGGAAAAATTGTCGGACCGGATATTGCATCACAGACCAAACAAACCCTTACAAATATCAGACACGCCCTGGCCGCCGCCGGCTCAGAATTGACCGACATATTGGCAATGACTTCATATATTGTGGATATCCATCAAAACGGCCCTGAATACTTTAGAGTCCGCAAGGAATGCATGCCCGACTCTTCCTACACCAGCACTTCCGTAGGCGTTGCAGCTCTTGCGATTCCGGGGTTGCTGATAGAAGTAACCTGCATAGCTGCCGTGAAAAAATAA